In Nitrosarchaeum sp., the sequence AAACTACAATTGAATTAGAAGAATTAAGATTTGTAAGTATTTCAGATTATGATTATCAAATAAAAAATCCAAAGATTAGTGTATTTGGAGATACTGCAGTGGTTGCATTAGAATTAAAACAAAAAGGAATGTTGGTCGATAACAAAGCATTCACAGGAGAGCATATTTCAATTGATGGGAGAGCAACTTTCGTGTTGATAAAGCACCCAACATGGAAAATTGCACATATTCATTTATCTAAAATATAAAATTATTTTTTA encodes:
- a CDS encoding nuclear transport factor 2 family protein, with protein sequence MTILSENEEIIRIIETLFESGKTKDFTSLRDIHLNDSKFSSFSDLPPYDLKDFQTTIELEELRFVSISDYDYQIKNPKISVFGDTAVVALELKQKGMLVDNKAFTGEHISIDGRATFVLIKHPTWKIAHIHLSKI